A window from Methylocystis sp. MJC1 encodes these proteins:
- a CDS encoding IS5 family transposase — MRGGDARSGALFSYVDLEARVGKSHPLRAIRELVNEALSSLEKEFSALYSPMGRPSIPPEKLLRAMLLQAFYSIRSERQLMERLEFDLLFRWFVGLGVDDPVWDHSVFSKNRDRLLAGDIAVKFLNATLEQPRVKRLLSTDHFSVDGTLIQAWASMKSFKPKNGVDEPPSEGGGRNKEADFHGEKRSNETHASTTDPEARLYRKGRGKEAKLCFIGHALMENRHALFVDACLTPADGHAERMAALHMIEPHADRSQTITLGADKAYDAEDFVNELRAMKVTPHVAQNTSGRASAIDARTTRHAGYAVSQRIRKKIEEGFGWIKTVAGQEQTKFRGCERVGWAFTFAAVAYNLVRLPKLMAAPA, encoded by the coding sequence ATGCGGGGCGGGGACGCACGATCCGGGGCGCTTTTCAGCTATGTCGATCTTGAGGCGCGAGTGGGAAAGAGCCATCCCCTGCGGGCAATCAGGGAACTTGTGAACGAAGCCCTGTCTTCGCTCGAGAAAGAGTTCTCCGCGCTCTATTCCCCGATGGGTCGGCCGTCGATCCCGCCCGAGAAGCTGCTGCGAGCGATGCTGCTTCAAGCCTTTTATTCGATCCGCTCGGAACGCCAGTTGATGGAGCGGCTGGAGTTCGACCTGCTGTTCCGCTGGTTCGTGGGTCTTGGCGTTGACGATCCTGTTTGGGATCATTCAGTTTTCTCGAAGAACCGCGACCGGCTGCTCGCGGGCGACATCGCAGTGAAGTTCTTGAATGCGACGCTCGAGCAGCCGCGCGTGAAGAGGCTCTTGAGCACGGACCACTTTTCGGTCGACGGCACGTTGATCCAAGCCTGGGCGTCGATGAAGAGCTTCAAGCCCAAGAATGGGGTGGACGAACCGCCCAGCGAAGGCGGCGGGCGCAACAAAGAAGCGGATTTCCACGGCGAGAAGCGTTCGAATGAAACGCATGCCTCGACGACAGATCCAGAAGCGCGCCTCTATCGCAAAGGGCGCGGCAAGGAAGCCAAGCTCTGCTTCATCGGCCATGCTCTGATGGAAAATCGTCACGCGCTCTTCGTCGACGCCTGCCTGACGCCGGCAGACGGCCACGCCGAGCGCATGGCGGCGCTGCACATGATCGAGCCGCACGCGGATCGGTCGCAGACGATCACGCTTGGCGCCGACAAGGCCTATGATGCTGAGGATTTTGTCAATGAGCTGCGCGCAATGAAGGTGACGCCGCATGTCGCGCAAAATACCAGCGGACGCGCCTCGGCGATCGATGCGCGCACGACGCGGCACGCGGGCTACGCCGTCAGCCAGCGCATCCGCAAGAAGATCGAGGAAGGCTTCGGCTGGATCAAGACCGTCGCCGGGCAAGAGCAGACCAAGTTCAGGGGCTGCGAGCGGGTCGGCTGGGCCTTCACCTTCGCCGCGGTCGCTTACAACCTGGTGAGACTGCCGAAGCTGATGGCGGCGCCGGCGTGA